TTATGTGCGAAGAGTGCTTCCGCTGCAACGGCAGCACTTGGGTTTGCCGGTTATTTCATTCACCTGTCAGGTTTAGAGACGGAGCCTATCATCCCTGTCGCTATGATAGTGTCTATCATATTAATACTTTTAGTCTTAAGTGGACTCAGAAGAACAAACACAGTGAATATTATTATTGTAATGATTACGTTAATAACCTTAACCGTTTTTATAATAGGAGGATTACCTGATTTCCTGCAGCGGGGAATGGTTAATTTGAAGCCCTTCTTTCCTGTGTCAAACCAGGAAGGATTAAGCCATTTTTTTTATGCTACGGCTTTAATGTTTGTGGCATATACCGGTTATGGCAGAATTGCAACATTAGCGGAAGAGGTTAAAAATCCAAGAAAATTTATTCCTGCAGCTATTATTATCACTCTGATTGTTAGTGCAATACTTTATATCTTGGTGAGCCTTGTTGCCATTGGGGCTGTGGGGGTTGAAAAGTTGGCTCAAGTGACTGAAACAAACGCAACTCCTTTAGAGAGCGCAGCACGAGCCATTGGTATCCCTGGATTGAATCTTTTAATTGCCATCGGGGCATGCACGGCCATGTTAGGGGTATTGCTCAATTTAATACTGGGCTTATCTCGTGTAGCTTTGGCTATGGGCAGAAAAGGTGATTTACCAAAGATTTTTTGTCATGTATCAGAAAAAAGACATGTTCCTGTTTTTTCTGTCATTGGAGTTGGAATTGTAATTATTGCTCTGGTGTTGACTGGTAGTGTTGAAACTACATGGACATTCAGTGCGTTTACAGTGTTAATCTATTACGCAATTACTAATCTTGCTGCCTTGCGTTTGCCTAAAGAGGAGCAATTGTATTCACCCCTGTTTGCTATCGGAGGGTTACTGTCCTGTCTTTTCCTGGCGTTTTGGGTGCCGATTGGGGTATGGATGGCGGGAATCAGTTTACTTGCTCTGGGACTTATTTGGAAAGTTGTTGCCAATCGCTTTTTATAAAGATGAGAAAAAAAGACTGATGTGTTCTAAAATAAACAAAAAGATCAGAGAAAAGGAAGAGCAATGATCGATGGGATTATGGTTTTATGGTTTATTTTACTGATGCTCTCTTTGGCTTTTATTGCTTATGATGTGAGGGAGATGCCAATAGATTGGGTGCAAAAACTCGGATGGGTGTTGGTCGTGGCCTATACCGGCCCTTTAGGCTTGTTTTTTTATTTTTTGACTTGCAGAAGTCCAGGTAAAGGATTGCATGCTTTATATACTAAAGCGCAATGGAAACAGGCGGTTAATTCCGAAGTACATTGTTTGGCTGGGGATGCGACAGGGATCATCTTCGCGGCAATTTTTTTATCTTTTATTGATTTAAGCAATGGTGTAGAACTTATTCTCGAGTATATTTCTGCATTTATTTTTGGCTGGGTTATTTTTCAGGCTGGAATGATGCGAAGTATGTATTCCAGTTATGGCGAAGCATTAAGGAAAACATTTTTTGCAGAAACCGTATCCATGAATTTTGTGATGATGGGTATGATTCCTGTGATGATGATTTTAATGAACTCATTCGAATATGGGCGCAATCCAGCGCATTTGCAATTCTGGTTTATTATGGGAATGGCGACTTTAGTTGGTGGCTTTATCGCTTTTCCAATTAATAACTGGTTGGTTAAGAAAAAATTAAAGCATGGATGTATGACTTTGCCGGAGGGGGGAGAACATACCGAAGGGCATATGGCTCATCATCATGAGGAGCACGAAGCGCATTCTCAGACACAAGCTAAAATGATTGGTTCGAAAGGGAGGCATGCGCACACTCATGAAATGGGAAGCTTGCCATTAAATATCCAATTACAATATGTGGGTATAAGTTTTGCAATCTTATTGATTATTGTTTTGATAATGGCCTTTTTTGTTCCATTGAAGGTATAACAGAGGTTTTTATTAAATTTGAACAATGTTGGATTAAAATAATCCAACATTGCTTTCCTTCTATTGCATGGTTCTTGATATTGCTTTTCCAGTTGCTTTAATATCTTGTTTAGCCCCTGTTACAGTCCCTTTAACAGTATGGCATGCTGCTAACAGAGCAATGCTTACACTGAGGGCTCCTAACTTGATTAAATTCCTTTTTAAGTTAAACATAACTCCTCCTTTATGCTTATAACACACTCGAATTTTAAACGCCTGATTCTATAGTTATCTCTGCATGTCTTGGACAAGGGGAGACAAGCAGGATTTTTAACGAGTCATTTAAAATCAAATAACTGCATTTTTATTTTTGGTTATTTTCATCAAAAGAATTCTTTACATAAAGAATAGAAGAGTATTCTTAATTTTCAAGATAAAATTTCTAGCAAATGAAATAGTCCGGATTTACGAAAAAAGTAATCGCCAGAATTCGCTCTTGTTACAAAATTATTTGTAGGTAATAAAACTGATACGCCCGGTTCGCTCCAAACGAGCTTCTTTCACTATTGCTAAATCTCCTTCACTTAATTTCTCTCTGAGCACTTGTTTCAAGTCCTCTTCAGTCACTTGATGTCTTTTCAAAGCACTCCAAATGAGCTGGCCATCTTGTATTAACAGCACCGTTTTTCCTTTAACCAGTTTTCCAAATCTGTGCGAGTAAAAAGAGCAAATAGCGAAGACCCAATGTAAAAAAATAAGTAAACTGCTTCCAGCCATTGCGGATATTAAAGTAGAGTTGCCATTAATTGCACGGCTTAATACGGCACCAATGACAAATACAAAAATATAATCAAATGCTGTTTCAAAATTGTATCGGGTATTGCCAATACGGATGATAAAAATCGCAAAAACATAGATAATAAAAGTTCTTATAAAAAGATATAAAAGGTTTGGATCAGAATTAATCTTATGGAGGTAGTCAAGCCACATATCTTTTTCAACAAATCATTTATCCTAAAACTATAAATAGAATTGCTTTTATTTTGCAACAACTTTATCAAGTTTTAAATGGATTGCTAATTGGATGCTTGTCTGGATAAGAGCTAAGTCAGTTACTTAAAAACTTCAATCTTAGGCAGATAACCCCATATCCAGACAAATAAAACCTTATTTTTCAAATTGGTTCTGATAATTCATTGATATTTATGTCGTTTTTTCTTTTATAAACAGTTCGTTAAGCTTGTCTTCATAAAAATGGTAATTTAATACCTGATATAACTCTTCCCGAGTTTGCATTTCTGTTAGAACATCCTTTTGAGTGCCGTTCTTGCGGATTGTGTCATAAACTTTTTCTGCGGCAGCACTCATTGCCCGAAATGCGCTTAATGGATAAAGAGCCAGACTAACTCCCACTCCCTTTAATTCCTCCAGAGTAAATAATGGAGTGACTCCAAATTCAGTGATATTGGCCAATACCGGAACATGGCATTGCTCAGTTAATGCCTGATATTCCTCAAGTTTACGCACTCCCTCAAAGAAAATCATATCTGCCCCAGCTTCAATATAAGCACTAATTCGCTCTAGGGCTTTATTTAAACCTTCATTAGCCAGGGCATCAGTTCTTGCCATAATAACAAAATCAGGATCGGTTTTCGCATCCACGGCGGCTTTAATACGATCAATCATTTCTTCTTTTTCAACCAGTGCCTTACCTGGGCGGTGACCACATCGTTTGGCTTGAACCTGGTCCTCAATATGAACCGCGGCTACCCCTGCTTTAATCATTTCCTTGATAGTGCGTGCGATGCTAAAAGCGCCACCCCACCCTGTATCAATATCGACAAGCAAAGGCAAATCAACCGCGCTCATGATGCGCCGTGCGTCTTCAACTACATCATTTAATGTGGTAATTCCCAGGTCTGGTAAGCCGTAAGAGGCATTAGCCACCCCAGCTCCTGAAAGGTAAATGGCATGAAATCCTGCTTTTTGAGCTTGCAAAGCGGTATAGGCATTAATTGTTCCTACAACTTGTAATGGCTTTTCTTTCATTAACGCTTCGCGTAGTTTTTTTCCTTGGCTATATTGAAAATTTGACATTTGGTTTCCTTGTTTTGCCTAAGATGAGAATTTATCAGGACTTACGAAAAATCCCAATCTCTTTGTTAAAAAAGTTTTTAATTCGGTCATTTAGTTTATCTAAACTCCATCATTAACAACATTTTTTGCCTTGATCTTGGGGGTTTTCGTAAGTCCTGTGTATTTGATTTTTACGTTCTTTTGGATATTTTTTCAAACTATTCGAAAGATA
Above is a genomic segment from Legionella pneumophila subsp. pascullei containing:
- a CDS encoding APC family permease, with translation MDMDIMHKPLKRELTLFGATMMGLGSIVGTGVFVSIGIAAGVTGPSVILAIALAALVATCNAFSSAQLAANHAVSGGTYEYGYRYLHPAFGFTAGWMFLCAKSASAATAALGFAGYFIHLSGLETEPIIPVAMIVSIILILLVLSGLRRTNTVNIIIVMITLITLTVFIIGGLPDFLQRGMVNLKPFFPVSNQEGLSHFFYATALMFVAYTGYGRIATLAEEVKNPRKFIPAAIIITLIVSAILYILVSLVAIGAVGVEKLAQVTETNATPLESAARAIGIPGLNLLIAIGACTAMLGVLLNLILGLSRVALAMGRKGDLPKIFCHVSEKRHVPVFSVIGVGIVIIALVLTGSVETTWTFSAFTVLIYYAITNLAALRLPKEEQLYSPLFAIGGLLSCLFLAFWVPIGVWMAGISLLALGLIWKVVANRFL
- a CDS encoding DUF4396 domain-containing protein, which codes for MIDGIMVLWFILLMLSLAFIAYDVREMPIDWVQKLGWVLVVAYTGPLGLFFYFLTCRSPGKGLHALYTKAQWKQAVNSEVHCLAGDATGIIFAAIFLSFIDLSNGVELILEYISAFIFGWVIFQAGMMRSMYSSYGEALRKTFFAETVSMNFVMMGMIPVMMILMNSFEYGRNPAHLQFWFIMGMATLVGGFIAFPINNWLVKKKLKHGCMTLPEGGEHTEGHMAHHHEEHEAHSQTQAKMIGSKGRHAHTHEMGSLPLNIQLQYVGISFAILLIIVLIMAFFVPLKV
- a CDS encoding DUF421 domain-containing protein, whose translation is MWLDYLHKINSDPNLLYLFIRTFIIYVFAIFIIRIGNTRYNFETAFDYIFVFVIGAVLSRAINGNSTLISAMAGSSLLIFLHWVFAICSFYSHRFGKLVKGKTVLLIQDGQLIWSALKRHQVTEEDLKQVLREKLSEGDLAIVKEARLERTGRISFITYK
- the prpB gene encoding methylisocitrate lyase, coding for MSNFQYSQGKKLREALMKEKPLQVVGTINAYTALQAQKAGFHAIYLSGAGVANASYGLPDLGITTLNDVVEDARRIMSAVDLPLLVDIDTGWGGAFSIARTIKEMIKAGVAAVHIEDQVQAKRCGHRPGKALVEKEEMIDRIKAAVDAKTDPDFVIMARTDALANEGLNKALERISAYIEAGADMIFFEGVRKLEEYQALTEQCHVPVLANITEFGVTPLFTLEELKGVGVSLALYPLSAFRAMSAAAEKVYDTIRKNGTQKDVLTEMQTREELYQVLNYHFYEDKLNELFIKEKTT